A single window of Nyctibius grandis isolate bNycGra1 chromosome Z, bNycGra1.pri, whole genome shotgun sequence DNA harbors:
- the LOC137676533 gene encoding avidin-like isoform X1, which translates to MKQVTPFLLVLSLALVAPSLSARAVTVPCVLTGSWINDLGSIMTIRALNGEGGFTGTYRTAVTATTNKILPSPLQGSQHQPNQKNHPTFGFTVNWSFSDSVTVFTGQCFVDEAGEEVLKTMWLLRSRMDDIKDDWKATRVGTNVFTRLQPQE; encoded by the exons ATGAAGCAAGTGACTCCCTTCCTCCTGGTGCTCAGCCTGGCCCTGGTGGCTCCCAGCCTCTCTGCAAGAGCGGTAACG GTCCCGTGCGTGCTGACCGGGAGCTGGATCAACGACCTCGGCTCCATCATGACCATCAGGGCGTTGAATGGAGAAGGTGGATTCACCGGCACCTACCGCACAGCCGTGACTGCCACCACAAACAAGATCCTGCCGTCACCGCTGCAGGGGTCTCAGCACCAACCAAACCAGAAGAACCATCCCACCTTCGGCTTCACCGTCAACTGGAGCTTTTCAG ACTCCGTCACCGTCTTCACGGGCCAGTGCTTCGTGGACGAGGCGGGAGAGGAGGTTTTGAAGACCATGTGGCTCCTGCGGTCACGCATGGACGACATCAAGGACGACTGGAAAGCCACCAG GGTCGGCACCAACGTCTTCACCCGCCTGCAGCCACAGGAGTGA
- the LOC137676533 gene encoding avidin-like isoform X2, protein MKQVTPFLLVLSLALVAPSLSARAVPCVLTGSWINDLGSIMTIRALNGEGGFTGTYRTAVTATTNKILPSPLQGSQHQPNQKNHPTFGFTVNWSFSDSVTVFTGQCFVDEAGEEVLKTMWLLRSRMDDIKDDWKATRVGTNVFTRLQPQE, encoded by the exons ATGAAGCAAGTGACTCCCTTCCTCCTGGTGCTCAGCCTGGCCCTGGTGGCTCCCAGCCTCTCTGCAAGAGCG GTCCCGTGCGTGCTGACCGGGAGCTGGATCAACGACCTCGGCTCCATCATGACCATCAGGGCGTTGAATGGAGAAGGTGGATTCACCGGCACCTACCGCACAGCCGTGACTGCCACCACAAACAAGATCCTGCCGTCACCGCTGCAGGGGTCTCAGCACCAACCAAACCAGAAGAACCATCCCACCTTCGGCTTCACCGTCAACTGGAGCTTTTCAG ACTCCGTCACCGTCTTCACGGGCCAGTGCTTCGTGGACGAGGCGGGAGAGGAGGTTTTGAAGACCATGTGGCTCCTGCGGTCACGCATGGACGACATCAAGGACGACTGGAAAGCCACCAG GGTCGGCACCAACGTCTTCACCCGCCTGCAGCCACAGGAGTGA
- the LOC137676660 gene encoding avidin-like: MTLSALGAAGTFSGSYHTAVAVTNKQILVSPLQGAQQQRGAKGQPTFGFTVQWQFADSTTAFVGQCFTDHRGKETLETVWLLREEVPSRKHTWKATRVGTSIFTRIK, from the exons ATGACCCTCTCAGCCCTGGGCGCAGCCGGGACCTTCTCGGGCTCCTACCACACCGCCGTGGCAGTCACCAACAAGCAGATCCTGGTGTCACCGCTGCAAGGGGCCCAGCAGCAGCGCGGTGCCAAGGGACAGCCCACCTTCGGCTTCACTGTGCAGTGGCAGTTCGCAG ACTCCACCACCGCCTTTGTGGGCCAGTGCTTCACGGACCACCGTGGGAAGGAGACACTGGAGACCGTGTGGCTCCTGCGGGAAGAGGTCCCATCCCGCAAGCATACCTGGAAAGCCACCAG GGTCGGCACCTCCATCTTCACCCGCATCAAGTGA
- the LOC137676398 gene encoding avidin-like isoform X1, whose amino-acid sequence MSRRILSAFAVPAGVALAAAAAGTQLLCQAAEIPKGEEAGTKEAKATKTEWGPSREQKHPATKGKQCNLTGWWKNDLGSKMHVSAVDNQGNFSGEYYTAVSATQKPIKPSPLIGSQHLDEDGQCTFGFTVNWKKFSDSTAVFVGQCFAGDDGKEVLQTSWLLREKVESLPSDWKATRVGCNTFTRTG is encoded by the exons ATGAGCCGCCGCATCCTCTCCGCGTTCGCCGTGCCCGCAGGGGTAGCCCTGGCCGCGGCTGCGGCGGGGACCCAG ctcctctgccaggcagctgagATCCCCAAGGGAGAAGAGGCCGGCACAAAGGAGGCAAAGGCAACCAAGACCGAGTGGGGGCCAAGCCGTGAGCAGAAACACCCTGCAACGAAGGGCAAG CAATGCAACCTGACTGGCTGGTGGAAGAATGATCTGGGCTCCAAGATGCACGTGTCCGCAGTCGACAACCAGGGCAACTTCTCTGGAGAGTATTACACTGCTGTGTCAGCCACCCAGAAACCCATCAAGCCGTCCCCCCTCATCGGCTCCCAGCACTTGGATGAGGACGGGCAGTGCACCTTTGGCTTCACCGTCAACTGGAAGAAGTTTTCTG ACTCCACAGCTGTCTTTGTGGGCCAGTGCTTTGCTGGGGACGATGGGAAAGAGGTCCTGCAGACCTCCTGGCTGCTGCGGGAGAAGGTCGAATCCCTGCCCAGCGACTGGAAAGCCACCAG GGTCGGCTGCAACACCTTCACTCGGACGGGCTga